GGAAGGAATATGATAATGTAAATTAAGAGaacttgtaatctctctctctctctctctctctctctctctctctctctctctctctctctctctctctctctctctctctctcataaccatcTGTACaatgaaagacaggaggaacacacacacacacacacacacacacacacacacacacacacacacacacacacacacacacacacactacatcatCTGTTCAATGAATGATGGCACAGAACTAAAGTCTGGTTTATCAGATGAATAGAGAGTAATTCATGTATcaataaagacagaaaggaaagcacACGTTTTGTGTTGACTAAACATTACAATACTGCATTATTAGAAAGTCATAGAGAAAAAGTCACTCAGTTcggaaaggtaaggtaaagaaaagatccTTCCTTTCCATGACAGGGACGAGGAGCCTTCGTTCAGATCTCCTCGGCCTCTCTGTCATCTGTCTGCCTCAGCAGCGCCACTGTGGATTGCCCTTTCGGTTACAGTTCGTACTTTCTTGAGTTGTACATTGTACTGCAGCAGTTTGTCTTTCCACAGTTGTAGTagggttgttttgttttccgGCGGCGTTGTTGTCTTACACGCCTACTGTTTTCCTCGCAGACAACACATCATCATCTGCAGGAAAAGCTTTCTTTTTCAGGACTGATGCCTTGTTTTGCAAGCCTACTGTCTTGCTCCGCAGTCCAGTAGTCTTGTTCTCCAGTTGCGACGTTCGCTTCTGCATCTGTTGAGTCCAATTATAAATACCAGTCACCTTGTCTTCCAATTCGACTGTCTTATTCTCCAAATccagtgtttctttttccagacCTAATGTATGGTCTTCAATTTCTACTGTCATGTTCAAGATTTTTTCCATCATGTTCTCTAAGTGCATCATCTTGTTCTGTAGAGCTTCAATCTGAGCCTGCAGACTCTGAGTTCCTTCCTGCAGGTCTCCTGTCTTGTTCTGGAGATTCTCGGTCGTCTCCTTCAAACCCACAGCTTTGTTTTCAATGTCATTGGTTTCTGTCTCCACACGCAGCATCGTTCGTCCTATTATGACACTCTCCATTAACATCGCATCTGATTCCTTTTCTAATCGCATCGTTTTGTTTTCCACTTctagtattttgtttttcatttcatttgattttttctcAAGATCTTCTGTTCGGTTCTGCAGAAGTATTGTTTGTTTACTGAgatcttcatttaatttctgaATACTTTCCGTTTTTTCCTCAATCGCTATCGTGGTCGTTTCAATTTCCGCTATCGTGGTCTCTAGATTCATCGATTTGTTCTGTACAATTTCGCTTTCGTTTCCTTCAGTTTCTGTTTCGCTCTCGTGAGTTATGTTCGCTCGTGGTAAAATTTCCTCGTGTGGTTCTATAGTTTCGCCAACCGTTTCGTTCCTCGAAAATaccgttttgttttcttgctctttaGTTTCGTTCTTAGCACCTGGGATTAGTGGCAACGCAATTTCCTCATGTGGTTCTTTAGTTTCCGCATCTGTTTCGTTCCTTGaaaatatcattttgttttcctgctcaTTAGTTCCTTCAAATGTTTCGTTTTTAGCACCTGGGATTAGTGGCAACGCAATTTCCTCATGTGGTTCTTTAGTTTCCGCATCTGTTTCGTTCCTTGaaaatatcattttgttttcctgctcaTTAGTTCCTTCAAATGTTTCGTTTTTAGCACCTGGGATTAGTGGCAACGCAATTTCCTCATGTGGTTCTTTAGTTTCCGCATCTGTTTCGTTCCTTGaaaatatcattttgttttcctgctcaTTAGTTCCTTCAAATGTTTCGTTTTTAGCACCTGGGATTAGTGGCAACGCAATTTCCTCATGTGGTTCTTTAGTTTCCGCATCTGTTTCGTTCCTTGaaaatatcattttgttttcctgctcaTTAGTTCCTCAAATGTTTCGTTTTAGCACCTGGGATTAGTGGCAACGCAATTTCCTCATGTGGTTCTTTAGTTTCCGCATCTGTTTCGTTCCTTGaaaatatcattttgttttcctgctcaTTAGTTCCTTCAAATGTTTCGTTTTTAGCACCTGGGATTAGTGGCAACGCAATTTCCTCCTGTGGTTCTTTAGTTTCCGCATCTGTTTCGTTCCTTGaaaatatcattttgttttcctgctcaTTAGTTCCCTCAAAGGTTTCGTTGTTTTTGGCAACGGCtttttgaaatgttttgttttctatctctttactAATTGTTTCATCCGTTTCGATCTTATCGTGCACCCCTTGCAGCAAGggcttgttctcttcctctttgctaaTCTCAATA
The DNA window shown above is from Portunus trituberculatus isolate SZX2019 chromosome 4, ASM1759143v1, whole genome shotgun sequence and carries:
- the LOC123511277 gene encoding autophagy-related protein 23-like, with protein sequence MIFSRNETDAETKEPHEEIALPLIPGAKNETFEGTNEQENKMIFSRNETDAETKEPHEEIALPLIPGAKNETFEGTNEQENKMIFSRNETDAETKEPHEEIALPLIPGAKNETKEQENKTVFSRNETVGETIEPHEEILPRANITHESETETEGNESEIVQNKSMNLETTIAEIETTTIAIEEKTESIQKLNEDLSKQTILLQNRTEDLEKKSNEMKNKILEVENKTMRLEKESDAMLMESVIIGRTMLRVETETNDIENKAVGLKETTENLQNKTGDLQEGTQSLQAQIEALQNKMMHLENMMEKILNMTVEIEDHTLGLEKETLDLENKTVELEDKVTGIYNWTQQMQKRTSQLENKTTGLRSKTVGLQNKASVLKKKAFPADDDVLSARKTVGV